The following coding sequences are from one Novosphingobium sp. Gsoil 351 window:
- a CDS encoding response regulator transcription factor produces the protein MPDDTYNYLVYVSIFTLIALARPHDLGSNPLMTTRLPIHVLDSDHGRRAQIARCAYALGHHAEVYSDPAELASFAPEGGVVVALEEAMRGGVSGLMGLLNREGRWLAVIATSSNPTIAKAVDAIKQGAMDYLPLPLDEGDLSLAIEKVAAEAELRRSRHLRQTAARSRLARLSGREREVVERMTLGLTNKEIGRELDISPRTVEIHRTNALTKLNARHSAEAIRLCFEGSDDSPRYQSALSA, from the coding sequence GTGCCCGATGATACGTATAATTACCTAGTTTATGTGTCCATTTTCACGCTGATCGCGCTGGCACGACCCCACGATCTGGGGTCGAATCCGCTCATGACCACGCGACTACCCATCCATGTGCTGGACAGCGACCATGGCCGCCGGGCCCAGATAGCGCGTTGCGCTTACGCGCTGGGACATCACGCCGAGGTCTATTCCGACCCCGCCGAACTCGCGTCCTTCGCTCCTGAAGGCGGGGTGGTGGTGGCGCTGGAAGAGGCCATGCGCGGAGGAGTGTCGGGCCTGATGGGCCTGCTGAACCGCGAAGGCCGCTGGCTTGCGGTCATCGCGACCAGTTCCAATCCGACGATCGCCAAGGCGGTCGACGCGATCAAGCAGGGCGCCATGGACTATCTACCCCTGCCGCTCGACGAAGGCGACTTGTCGCTGGCGATTGAAAAGGTTGCCGCCGAAGCGGAGCTTCGTCGTTCGCGGCACTTGCGTCAGACCGCGGCGCGATCGCGCCTCGCCAGGCTTTCGGGCCGCGAGCGCGAGGTCGTGGAGCGCATGACGCTCGGTTTGACCAACAAGGAAATCGGGCGGGAGCTGGATATCAGCCCACGAACTGTTGAAATCCACCGCACCAATGCCCTGACGAAGCTCAACGCAAGGCACAGCGCCGAGGCGATAAGGCTCTGCTTTGAGGGCAGCGACGATTCCCCCAGATATCAGTCAGCCCTGTCCGCGTAA
- a CDS encoding winged helix DNA-binding protein, producing MTRFGGEKPVNDRSRVRADDPPGMLLSLRTLARAMLALTDPAAARADAPQLTSERRQWGALARSLHHERARRANFLPPELFGEPGWDILLDLAFAAQANEPRSIKSACLSSHVPEATALRYIDLLIRLGLVERTADKIDRRRKFVRLTELGERNMRDYLASMPPIGDQGEDLIRYLAQLG from the coding sequence ATGACCCGTTTCGGTGGCGAAAAGCCGGTGAACGACCGGTCGCGGGTGCGGGCCGACGATCCGCCTGGAATGCTGCTCAGTCTGCGGACCTTGGCGAGGGCCATGCTCGCGCTAACCGACCCGGCCGCCGCTCGAGCCGATGCTCCCCAGCTTACCTCGGAGCGCCGCCAGTGGGGTGCTTTGGCGCGCAGCCTGCATCATGAACGGGCCCGGCGGGCAAACTTCCTCCCGCCGGAGCTGTTCGGGGAACCCGGTTGGGACATACTCCTCGACCTCGCTTTCGCGGCCCAGGCTAATGAGCCGCGCTCGATCAAATCGGCCTGCCTCTCCTCGCACGTGCCAGAGGCGACCGCGTTGCGTTATATCGATTTGCTCATACGTCTTGGGCTCGTCGAGCGCACCGCCGACAAGATAGACCGGCGCCGAAAGTTCGTTCGGCTGACCGAGCTGGGTGAACGCAATATGCGCGACTACCTCGCTTCGATGCCCCCGATCGGAGATCAAGGAGAAGACTTGATCCGCTACCTCGCCCAACTCGGCTGA
- a CDS encoding ATP phosphoribosyltransferase regulatory subunit, protein MDESDPDLLPEGLEDRLPGEAATGQQVMRAMLAAMDGHGYDRVSPPLIEFERSLAGRMSGISTRRMFRFVDPASLRTLALRSDITPQVGRIAETRLANAPRPLRLCYAGPVVTIRGDGLDPARERLQVGAELIGRDTVAAAAEVAGLAIEALAAAGATGISIDFTLPDLVDTLAVEAMRLAPSSVAAVRRQLDAKDAGALVAAGGEAYLPLLYAAGPFASAIDKLAAIDAGGALASRIAGLREIAARLDGAARVTLDPTERHGFEYQSWVGFTLFAEGVRGSLGRGGTYRIGREDGEGEVATGFSLYPDGLVGVVAGEAARNALFLPLDHDREAAARLRAIGWRTVAALDAKDDGATLGCSHRLENGEPKAL, encoded by the coding sequence ATGGACGAGAGCGATCCCGATCTGCTGCCCGAGGGGCTCGAAGACCGGTTGCCCGGCGAGGCCGCGACCGGGCAGCAAGTCATGCGGGCGATGCTGGCGGCGATGGATGGCCATGGCTACGACCGGGTCAGCCCGCCGCTGATCGAGTTCGAGCGGAGCCTGGCCGGGCGCATGAGCGGGATCAGCACGCGGCGGATGTTCCGCTTCGTCGATCCCGCTAGCCTGCGCACGCTGGCGCTGCGCAGCGACATCACCCCGCAGGTCGGACGGATCGCCGAGACCCGGCTGGCGAATGCGCCGCGGCCGCTGCGGCTGTGCTACGCTGGTCCCGTGGTGACGATCCGCGGTGATGGGCTGGATCCCGCGCGTGAACGGCTCCAGGTCGGGGCGGAGCTGATCGGTCGCGATACCGTTGCAGCCGCCGCCGAAGTGGCCGGACTGGCGATTGAGGCGCTGGCCGCGGCGGGCGCAACCGGCATCTCGATCGATTTCACGCTTCCCGATCTGGTCGATACGCTGGCCGTTGAAGCGATGCGGCTGGCGCCAAGCAGCGTCGCAGCCGTACGCCGCCAGCTCGACGCCAAGGACGCCGGAGCGCTCGTCGCGGCCGGCGGCGAGGCCTATCTTCCGTTGCTCTATGCGGCGGGGCCGTTCGCTTCCGCCATCGACAAGCTCGCCGCGATCGACGCCGGCGGCGCGCTGGCCAGCCGCATCGCGGGCCTGCGCGAGATTGCCGCAAGGCTGGACGGCGCGGCGCGGGTCACGCTCGATCCGACCGAACGCCACGGCTTCGAATACCAGAGCTGGGTCGGCTTTACGCTGTTCGCCGAGGGCGTGCGCGGCTCGCTCGGGCGCGGCGGCACCTATCGCATCGGCCGCGAGGATGGCGAGGGTGAGGTCGCGACTGGGTTCTCGCTCTATCCAGACGGTCTCGTCGGGGTTGTTGCAGGAGAAGCAGCACGCAACGCGCTGTTCCTCCCGCTGGACCACGATCGCGAGGCTGCGGCGCGACTCCGGGCAATCGGCTGGCGGACGGTTGCCGCGCTCGACGCGAAGGATGACGGGGCAACGCTCGGCTGCAGCCATCGGCTGGAGAACGGTGAACCCAAAGCGCTTTAG